A genomic segment from Hippoglossus stenolepis isolate QCI-W04-F060 chromosome 3, HSTE1.2, whole genome shotgun sequence encodes:
- the scn8ab gene encoding sodium channel, voltage gated, type VIII, alpha subunit b isoform X6 produces the protein MAAPLMAPPGPDSFKKFTPESLANIEKRINEEKNKKPPKPRSDSSHRDTSDENEPKPNRDLEAGKSVPFIYGDVPNGMFSTPLQDLDPYYLNKKTFIVINKGKTIFRFSATPSVYILSPFNLLRRIAIKILIHSLFSMIIMCTILTNCIFMTFSDPPEWSKQVEYTFTGIYTFESLTKIVARGFCIDGFTFLRDPWNWLDFMVISMAYVTEFVDLGNVSALRTFRVLRALKTISVIPGLKTIVGALVQSVKKLSDVMILTVFCLGVFALIGLQLFMGNLRNKCVNWPINMTEQYLPNGSRGFDWGTYVMDKKNFYFLHGQIDALICGNSSDSGNCPEGFTCMKAGVNPNYGYTSFDSFGWAFLTLFRLMTQDFWENLYMLTLRAAGKTYMIFFVLVIFVGSFYLVNLILAVVAMAYEEQNQATIEEAEQKEAEFKAMLEQLKRQQEETQAAAMATSAGTVSEAALEDEGGGHLSRSSSEVSKLSSKSAKERRNRKKKWRQKEQDKEKGDSEKVVKSESDDGSKKSTIRFPGSRLGRKTSIMNQSLLSIPGSPFMSRHNSRSSIFSFKGRSKDMGSENEFADDEHSTVEESEDRRGSLFIPYRRNSYSGYSQGSSRIHPLAPHSGGKRNSTVDCNGVVSLIGPGPGRRLLPETTDVEIKKKQSGSLMVSVDQLNSSFKGKDRANSQMSVVTNTLLEELEESQRKCPPCWYKFANVFLIWECFPMWLKIKHIVYLIVMDPFVDLAITICIVLNTLFMAMEHYPMTEQFEGVLSVGNLVFTGIFAGEMFAKLVAMDPYYYFQEGWNCFDGFIVTLSLVELGLADVEGLSVLRSFRLLRVFKLAKSWPTLNMLIKIIGNSVGALGNLTLVLAIIVFIFAVVGMQLFGKSYKDCVCKIAEDCKLPRWHMHDFFHSFLIVFRVLCGEWIETMWDCMEVAGQTMCLTVFMMVMVIGNLVVLNLFLALLLSSFSADNLAATDDDGEPNNLQLAVARIKIGIAWFKVNMRVFVATVLKKPIEDEQKPLDDMYEKKLNCIANHTVDINRELDYAKNGNGTTSGIGSSVGKYMIDEDFMSFIHNPNLTVCVPIAVGESDFENLNTEDFSSESDVENSKDMDDTSSSEGSTIDIKPDVEEVAVVEVVEEYLDPDACWTDECVAKYKCCDVPITFGWGKHWWFLRKTCYLIVEHNWFETLIIFMILLSSGALAFEDVYIEQRKTVKIILEYADRVFTYIFILEMLLKWVAYGFVKYFTNAWCWLDFFIVDVVVNALVGAIPSIMNVLLVCLIFWLIFSIMGVNLFAGKYYFCFNDTEEAYFHPNDVNNKSECLALISANNTEVRWKNVKINFDNVGAGYLALLQVATFKGWMDIMYAAIDSRKVGDQPLYEDNLYMYIYFVIFIIFGSFFTLNLFIGVIIDNFNQQKKKFGGQDIFMTEEQKKYYNAMKKLGSKKPQKPIPRPQNKIQGMVFDFVTQQVFDISIMILICLNMVTMMVETDDQSEDTEIVLYWVNFIFIVVFTTEFVLKLFALRHYYFTNGWNIFDVVVVILSIVGMFLADIIEKYFVSPTLFRVIRLARIGRILRLIKGAKGIRTLLFALMMSLPALFNIGLLLFLVMFIFSIFGMSNFGYVRHGAGIDDMYNFETFGNSMIILFMITTSAGWDGLLLPILNYPPDCNPKLENPGTPATGDCGNPSVGIFFFVMYIIISFLIVVNMYIAIILENFSVATEESADPLSEDDFETFYEIWEKFDPDASQFITYSKLSDFADALEHPLRVPKPNTIELIAMDMPMVSGDRIHCLDILFAFTKRVLGDSGELDMLRQQMEERFVAANPSKVSYEPITTTLRRKQEDMSSRIIQRAYRSYLARRGFICKRKPANNKVENGGKNEEQEKKESTPSTASLPSYDSVTKPDKEKQDDDNNEGKGGRKEKGRNQKDIRESKC, from the exons ATGGCCGCACCCCTTATGGCACCCCCAGGACCTGACAGCTTCAAGAAATTCACCCCAGAGTCGCTTGCGAACATCGAGAAGCGCATCAATgaagagaagaacaagaagcCGCCCAAGCCCAGATCAGACAGTAGTCACCGTGACACATCTGACGAAAATGAGCCCAAGCCAAACAGGGACCTGGAGGCTGGGAAGAGCGTGCCGTTCATCTACGGTGATGTTCCTAATGGAATGTTTTCCACGCCGCTGCAGGATTTGGACCCCTACTACTTGAACAAGAAA acaTTTATAGTCATAAACAAAGGGAAAACAATCTTCCGCTTCAGTGCCACGCCCTCTGTGTACATCTTAAGCCCTTTTAATCTACTTAGGCGAATAGCTATTAAGATTTTGATACATTC GTTATTCAGCATGATCATCATGTGTACGATTTTGACCAACTGTATATTCATGACATTTAGTGATCCTCCGGAGTGGTCTAAACAAGTAGA gtaTACCTTCACGGGGATCTATACGTTTGAGTCACTCACAAAAATTGTGGCCCGAGGCTTCTGTATAGATGGGTTCACCTTTCTCCGAGACCCATGGAACTGGCTGGATTTCATGGTCATCTCAATGGC ATATGTAACAGAGTTTGTGGACCTTGGGAATGTCTCGGCGCTGAGAACGTTCAGGGTTCTCCGAGCATTGAAAACAATTTCTGTCATTCCAG GTCTGAAGACCATTGTGGGCGCTCTTGTCCAATCTGTGAAGAAGTTGTCCGACGTGATGATCCTGACAGTATTCTGTCTCGGAGTCTTCGCTTTGATTGGATTGCAGCTGTTCATGGGTAACCTGCGAAACAAATGTGTAAACTGGCCAATCAACATGACTGAGCAGTACCTGCCAAATGGCAGCAGGGGCTTTGACTGGGGCACATACGTCATGGATAAAA AAAATTTCTACTTCCTCCACGGTCAGATTGATGCTCTAATATGTGGAAATAGTTCTGACTCAGG AAATTGCCCAGAGGGATTTACATGTATGAAAGCCGGAGTGAACCCCAACTACGGCTACACCAGCTTTGACAGCTTCGGATGGGCTTTCCTCACCCTTTTTCGCCTCATGACCCAGGACTTCTGGGAAAATCTTTACATGCTG aCTCTGCGAGCTGCAGGGAAGACCTACATGATCTTCTTTGTGCTTGTCATCTTCGTGGGGTCCTTCTACCTGGTGAATCTCATCTTGGCTGTGGTGGCCATGGCTTATGAGGAGCAGAACCAGGCCACTATTGAGGAGGCGGAGCAAAAAGAGGCCGAATTCAAGGCAATGCTTGAGCAGCtgaagaggcagcaggaggaaacacag GCGGCTGCCATGGCGACATCTGCAGGCACTGTGTCTGAGGCTGCGttggaggatgaaggaggggGGCACTTGTCCCGCAGCTCCTCTGAGGTTTCCAAGCTGAGCTCCAAGAGCGCCAAGGAACGTCGCAATCGCAAAAAGAAATGGCGTCAGAAAGAGCAAGATAAAGAGAAGGGAGACAGTGAAAAGGTTGTTAAGTCTGAGTCAGATGATGGGAGCAAGAAAAGCACCATTCGTTTCCCCGGAAGCCGGCTGGGGAGAAAGACATCCATCATGAACCAG TCACTACTGAGCATCCCAGGCTCGCCCTTTATGTCACGCCACAACAGCCGCAGCAGCATCTTCAGCTTCAAAGGCCGTTCCAAGGACATGGGCTCAGAGAACGAGTTTGCGGATGATGAGCATAGTACAGTTGAGGAGAGCGAAGACCGTCGGGGCTCCCTGTTTATCCCTTACCGCCGCAACAGCTATAGTGGTTACAGCCAAGGCTCATCGCGCATCCACCCACTGGCACCCCACTCTGGAGGGAAGAGGAACAGCACAGTGGACTGCAATGGCGTGGTGTCTCTCATAGGACCTGGGCCCGGCAGACGGCTTCTGCCTGAG ACTACAGACGTGGAGATTAAGAAGAAGCAATCTGGCTCTCTCATGGTCTCTGTGGATCAGCTCAACTCCTCGTTCAAAGGAAAGGACCGGGCCAACAGTCAGATGAGTGTGGTCACCAACACACTATTAGAGG agttGGAGGAGTCTCAGAGGAAGTGTCCTCCCTGTTGGTACAAGTTCGCCAACGTCTTCCTCATCTGGGAGTGCTTTCCCATGTGGCTGAAGATCAAGCACATTGTCTACTTGATTGTCATGGACCCATTTGTGGACCTCGCCATCACCATCTGCATTGTCCTCAATACCCTCTTCATGGCCATGGAGCACTACCCCATGACTGAACAATTTGAGGGGGTTCTGTCCGTTGGTAACCTG GTTTTCACAGGCATTTTTGCTGGCGAGATGTTTGCCAAACTGGTTGCCATGGATCCCTACTACTACTTTCAAGAAGGCTGGAACTGCTTTGATGGCTTCATCGTGACTCTGAGTTTAGTGGAGCTAGGTCTGGCGGATGTGGAAGGTCTGTCAGTGCTCCGATCCTTCCGATTG TTACGAGTGTTCAAATTGGCCAAATCGTGGCCCACCCTCAACATGCTCATCAAGATCATCGGTAACTCTGTGGGAGCTCTGGGTAATCTGACCCTGGTGCTGGCCATCATCGTCTTCATCTTCGCCGTGGTGGGCATGCAGCTCTTTGGAAAAAGTTACAAGGACTGTGTGTGTAAGATCGCGGAGGACTGTAAGCTGCCTCGCTGGCACATGCATGACTTCTTCCACTCCTTCCTGATTGTGTTCAGAGTGTTGTGTGGCGAGTGGATTGAGACCATGTGGGACTGTATGGAGGTGGCAGGACAGACCATGTGTCTCACTGTCTTCATGATGGTCATGGTCATCGGAAACCTGGTG GTACTGAACCTGTTCCTGGCCTTGCTGCTGAGTTCATTCAGTGCCGACAACCTCGCCGCAACAGATGATGATGGGGAGCCCAACAACCTCCAGCTCGCAGTCGCCCGCATTAAGATAGGGATTGCCTGGTTCAAGGTCAACATGCGAGTCTTTGTGGCCACAGTGCTTAAGAAG CCTATAGAGGACGAACAGAAGCCTCTGGATGATATGTATGAAAAGAAGCTAAACTGCATCGCAAACCACACGGTGGACATCAACCGTGAACTGGACTATGCCAAAAACGGCAATGGCACCACCAGCGGCATTGGAAGCAGCGTGGGGAAGTATATGATTGATGAGGACTTCATGTCCTTCATCCATAACCCCAACCTTACTGTTTGTGTTCCCATCGCGGTCGGGGAGTCAGACTTTGAAAATCTGAATACAGAAGACTTCAGCAGTGAATCAGACGTGGAGAACAGCAAAGAT ATGGATGACACCAGTTCGTCTGAGGGCAGCACAATAGACATCAAGCCTGACGTGGAGGAGGTGGCGGTCGTGGAGGTGGTAGAGGAGTACCTTGACCCGGACGCCTGCTGGACAGATG AATGTGTGGCCAAATACAAGTGCTGTGATGTCCCCATCACTTTCGGCTGGGGGAAACACTGGTGGTTCCTGAGAAAGACCTGCTACCTGATCGTAGAACACAACTGGTTCGAAAccctcatcatcttcatgaTCCTGCTCAGCAGCGGCGCATTG GCCTTCGAGGACGTGTACATCGAGCAGAGGAAGACGGTCAAAATCATTCTGGAGTACGCTGATCGTGTTTTCACCTACATCTTCATTCTGGAGATGTTGCTCAAATGGGTGGCCTACGGCTTTGTCAAGTACTTCACTAATGCCTGGTGTTGGTTGGACTTCTTCATTGTGGAT GTGGTGGTGAACGCCCTGGTGGGTGCGATCCCCTCTATCATGAACGTGCTGCTGGTGTGTCTCATCTTCTGGCTCATCTTTAGCATCATGGGCGTCAACCTGTTCGCTGGGAAGTATTACTTCTGTTTCAATGACACGGAAGAGGCGTACTTCCACCCCAATGACGTTAACAACAAATCGGAGTGTCTTGCCCTCATTAGCGCAAACAACACGGAAGTCAGATGGAAAAACGTCAAGATCAATTTCGACAATGTGGGTGCTGGATACCTGGCGCTCCTGCAAGTG GCAACATTCAAAGGCTGGATGGACATTATGTACGCAGCAATAGATTCTAGAAAG GTGGGGGACCAGCCCCTCTACGAGGACAACTTATACATGTACATCTACTttgtcatcttcatcatcttcggCTCGTTCTTCACACTGAACCTCTTCATTGGTGTCATCATTGACAACTTCAaccagcaaaagaaaaag TTTGGAGGTCAGGATATATTCATGACAGAAGAGCAGAAGAAATACTACAATGCCATGAAGAAACTAGGGTCAAAGAAACCACAGAAACCGATACCTAGGCCTCAG AACAAAATACAGGGCATGGTGTTTGACTTTGTGACGCAGCAAGTGTTTGACATCTCCATCATGATCCTCATCTGCCTCAACATGGTCACCATGATGGTAGAGACGGACGATCAGTCCGAGGACACTGAGATCGTGCTCTACTGggtcaacttcatcttcattgTGGTCTTCACAACCGAGTTTGTACTCAAGCTCTTTGCACTGCGTCACTACTACTTCACCAATGGCTGGAACATCTTTGACGTGGTTGTGGTCATCCTTTCAATTGTGG GAATGTTTCTGGCCGACATAATCGAGAAGTACTTTGTGTCGCCGACACTGTTCAGAGTGATTCGTCTGGCTCGTATTGGCAGAATCCTGCGTCTTATCAAGGGCGCCAAAGGCATCAGAACTCTTCTGTTTGCCCTCATGATGTCTCTCCCGGCCTTGTTCAACATTGGCCTGCTACTCTTCCTGGTTATGTTTATCTTCTCTATCTTTGGCATGTCCAACTTTGGTTATGTAAGGCACGGAGCTGGAATCGATGACATGTACAACTTCGAGACGTTCGGGAACAGCATGATCATCCTGTTTATGATCACCACATCAGCTGGCTGGGACGGCTTGCTGCTGCCCATTCTGAACTACCCTCCGGACTGCAACCCTAAATTAGAGAATCCTGGTACTCCCGCCACAGGAGACTGTGGGAACCCATCTGTGGGCATCTTCTTCTTTGTTATGTACATTATCATTTCTTTCCTAATTGTGGTCAACATGTACATCGCCATCATCCTGGAGAACTTCAGTGTAGCCACAGAGGAGAGTGCCGACCCACTCAGTGAAGACGACTTTGAGACCTTTTATGAGATTTGGGAGAAGTTCGACCCCGATGCCTCTCAGTTCATCACCTATTCCAAGCTTTCTGACTTTGCCGATGCACTTGAACATCCTTTGCGAGTCCCCAAGCCCAACACCATTGAACTGATCGCCATGGACATGCCGATGGTGAGCGGCGACCGCATCCACTGCCTGGACATCCTGTTCGCCTTCACCAAGCGTGTGCTGGGTGACAGTGGCGAACTGGACATGTTACGACAGCAAATGGAGGAGCGGTTTGTGGCAGCCAATCCCTCCAAGGTCTCTTACGAGCCCATCACCACCACTCTGAGGCGCAAGCAGGAGGACATGTCCTCCAGAATCATTCAAAGAGCCTACCGCTCCTACCTGGCCAGGCGGGGCTTTATCTGCAAGCGCAAACCAGCCAATAACAAAGTAGAGAATGGCGGAAAGAATgaagaacaggaaaaaaaggaaagcacCCCTTCCACTGCCTCCCTGCCCTCCTATGATAGTGTAACCAAAcctgataaagaaaaacaggatgaCGACAACAACGAGGgcaagggagggaggaaagagaagggaaGAAACCAAAAAGACATCAGGGAATCTAAATGTTAA